In one window of Bos taurus isolate L1 Dominette 01449 registration number 42190680 breed Hereford chromosome 4, ARS-UCD2.0, whole genome shotgun sequence DNA:
- the FKBP14 gene encoding peptidyl-prolyl cis-trans isomerase FKBP14 isoform X2 has translation MRLFLWNAVLTLLVTCLSGALIPEPEVKIEVLQKPFICHRKTKGGDLMLVHYEGYLEKDGSLFHSTHKHNNGQPIWFTLGILEALKGWDQGLKGMCVGEKRKLTIPPALGYGKEGKESHETNPANMYLNTSFVVFEYHVCMPPFGKIAVFFMTSSACPLPRSGMVRFSTQCKIPPESTLIFNIDLLEIRNGPRSHESFQEMDLNDDWKLSKNEEIIVLEKSILRLPILLLFFPLMQ, from the exons ATGAGGCTTTTCTTGTGGAATGCAGTCCTGACACTGTTAGTAACTTGTTTGAGTGGGGCTCTCATCCCAGAACCAGAAGTGAAGATTGAAGTTCTCCAGAAGCCGTTCATCTGCCATCGCAAGACCAAAGGAGGGGATTTGATGTTGGTCCATTATGAAGGCTACTTAGAAAAGGACGGCTCCTTATTTCACTCCAC TCACAAACATAACAATGGTCAGCCTATTTGGTTCACCCTGGGCATCCTGGAGGCTCTCAAAGGTTGGGACCAGGGCTTGAAGGGAATGTGtgtaggagaaaagagaaagctcACCATTCCTCCTGCCTTGGGctatggaaaagaaggaaaag AGTCCCATGAAACTAATCCTGCTAACATGTACTTAAACACAAGTTTTGTAGTTTTTGAGTACCATGTTTGCATGCCTCCTTTTGGAAAGATTGCGGTTTTCTTCATGACCTCTAGTGCATGCCCTCTGCCTAGATCTGGAATGGTACGCTTCAGCACACAGT GTAAAATTCCCCCAGAAAGTACACTGATATTCAACATTGATCTCCTGGAGATTCGAAATGGACCAAGATCCCATGAGTCATTCCAAGAAATGGATCTTAATGATGACTGGAAACTCTCTAAAAATGAG gaaaTCATTGTATTGGAGAAAAGTATATTGAGacttcccattcttttgctttttttccccttaatgcAATAG
- the FKBP14 gene encoding peptidyl-prolyl cis-trans isomerase FKBP14 precursor: protein MRLFLWNAVLTLLVTCLSGALIPEPEVKIEVLQKPFICHRKTKGGDLMLVHYEGYLEKDGSLFHSTHKHNNGQPIWFTLGILEALKGWDQGLKGMCVGEKRKLTIPPALGYGKEGKGKIPPESTLIFNIDLLEIRNGPRSHESFQEMDLNDDWKLSKNEVKVYLKKEFEKHGAVVNESHHDVLVEDIFDKEDEDKDGFISAREFTYKHDEL from the exons ATGAGGCTTTTCTTGTGGAATGCAGTCCTGACACTGTTAGTAACTTGTTTGAGTGGGGCTCTCATCCCAGAACCAGAAGTGAAGATTGAAGTTCTCCAGAAGCCGTTCATCTGCCATCGCAAGACCAAAGGAGGGGATTTGATGTTGGTCCATTATGAAGGCTACTTAGAAAAGGACGGCTCCTTATTTCACTCCAC TCACAAACATAACAATGGTCAGCCTATTTGGTTCACCCTGGGCATCCTGGAGGCTCTCAAAGGTTGGGACCAGGGCTTGAAGGGAATGTGtgtaggagaaaagagaaagctcACCATTCCTCCTGCCTTGGGctatggaaaagaaggaaaag GTAAAATTCCCCCAGAAAGTACACTGATATTCAACATTGATCTCCTGGAGATTCGAAATGGACCAAGATCCCATGAGTCATTCCAAGAAATGGATCTTAATGATGACTGGAAACTCTCTAAAAATGAG GTTAAAGTGTATTTAAAGAAGGAGTTTGAAAAGCATGGTGCAGTGGTGAATGAAAGTCATCATGATGTTTTGGTAGAGGATATTTTTGATAAAGAAGATGAAGACAAAGATGGATTTATATCTGCCAGAGAATTTACATATAAACATGATGAATTATAG
- the FKBP14 gene encoding peptidyl-prolyl cis-trans isomerase FKBP14 isoform X1 yields the protein MRLFLWNAVLTLLVTCLSGALIPEPEVKIEVLQKPFICHRKTKGGDLMLVHYEGYLEKDGSLFHSTHKHNNGQPIWFTLGILEALKGWDQGLKGMCVGEKRKLTIPPALGYGKEGKESHETNPANMYLNTSFVVFEYHVCMPPFGKIAVFFMTSSACPLPRSGMVRFSTQCKIPPESTLIFNIDLLEIRNGPRSHESFQEMDLNDDWKLSKNEVKVYLKKEFEKHGAVVNESHHDVLVEDIFDKEDEDKDGFISAREFTYKHDEL from the exons ATGAGGCTTTTCTTGTGGAATGCAGTCCTGACACTGTTAGTAACTTGTTTGAGTGGGGCTCTCATCCCAGAACCAGAAGTGAAGATTGAAGTTCTCCAGAAGCCGTTCATCTGCCATCGCAAGACCAAAGGAGGGGATTTGATGTTGGTCCATTATGAAGGCTACTTAGAAAAGGACGGCTCCTTATTTCACTCCAC TCACAAACATAACAATGGTCAGCCTATTTGGTTCACCCTGGGCATCCTGGAGGCTCTCAAAGGTTGGGACCAGGGCTTGAAGGGAATGTGtgtaggagaaaagagaaagctcACCATTCCTCCTGCCTTGGGctatggaaaagaaggaaaag AGTCCCATGAAACTAATCCTGCTAACATGTACTTAAACACAAGTTTTGTAGTTTTTGAGTACCATGTTTGCATGCCTCCTTTTGGAAAGATTGCGGTTTTCTTCATGACCTCTAGTGCATGCCCTCTGCCTAGATCTGGAATGGTACGCTTCAGCACACAGT GTAAAATTCCCCCAGAAAGTACACTGATATTCAACATTGATCTCCTGGAGATTCGAAATGGACCAAGATCCCATGAGTCATTCCAAGAAATGGATCTTAATGATGACTGGAAACTCTCTAAAAATGAG GTTAAAGTGTATTTAAAGAAGGAGTTTGAAAAGCATGGTGCAGTGGTGAATGAAAGTCATCATGATGTTTTGGTAGAGGATATTTTTGATAAAGAAGATGAAGACAAAGATGGATTTATATCTGCCAGAGAATTTACATATAAACATGATGAATTATAG